A region of Streptomyces sp. WMMC500 DNA encodes the following proteins:
- a CDS encoding PQQ-dependent sugar dehydrogenase: MAATGAAHEPPAAAQDGPVAPDLQQVTLAKGVDQVGEPMALAVLPDGGVLHTSRDGTLWHTGAAGGTRVAAQLPVYPHDEDGLQGVGVDPDFETNRTVYLFYAPVMDTPHGIAPSDGEPAEFEAYEGTNRLSRFTLNEDGTLDLGSEQTVLEVGTDRGRCCHNGGDIAFDSEGNLLLSTGDDTDPFSSDGYTPIDERETRNPSFDGQRSAASTDDLRGKILRIKVDAADGSYTVPDGNLFTPGTEKTRPEIYAMGFRNPFRMSVDKATDTVYVGDYGPDAGAADPARGPGGQVEFNRITEAGNFGWPYCHGKNDAYIDYDFATEESGEAFDCAAPRNESPRNTGLTELPPAQSAWIAYDGDSLPEFGSGSESPMAGPVFRHDPDLDSRLQLPERYDELFFAGEQGREWIKTIGVGADGGVGAIEDFSSGSKIMDMEFGPDGALYFLDYGTGFFNGDQNSALYRIQSAAQGFAPEPVASSDATTGHAPLKAAFSAKGTGDQDSEHLRYRWDFGDGTTSGKPNPKHTYKKDGQYSAVLTVTDTDGNTGTSAVRVVVGNTPPEVELKLPEDGTVFEYGDAIPFEVAVSDAEDAEIDCSRVRVDYALGHDTHGHPMTFEEGCSGTIETFAEDRHDDHANLFGLIRARYTDSGGATAGVPALNTSAEHKLQPAHRQAEHFDTAEGAAAANAEGAQGGKAVTGGGGDWIAFEPYVLSDIAHLSARVDAAGSADGALELRAGAPDGPVLATAEAGGASGWSEVSAHVMDPPAGTTTLYLVFTGGEFKLDSFHLGSG, translated from the coding sequence ATGGCCGCCACCGGCGCCGCGCACGAGCCGCCGGCCGCGGCCCAGGACGGCCCCGTCGCCCCCGACCTGCAACAGGTCACCCTCGCCAAGGGCGTGGACCAGGTCGGCGAGCCGATGGCGCTCGCCGTACTCCCCGACGGCGGCGTGCTGCACACCTCGCGCGACGGCACCCTCTGGCACACCGGCGCCGCGGGCGGCACCCGCGTAGCCGCCCAACTGCCCGTCTACCCGCACGACGAGGACGGCCTCCAGGGCGTCGGCGTGGACCCGGACTTCGAGACCAACCGCACCGTCTACCTCTTCTACGCGCCCGTCATGGACACCCCCCACGGCATCGCGCCCAGCGACGGCGAGCCCGCCGAGTTCGAGGCGTACGAGGGCACGAACCGCCTCTCGCGCTTCACCCTGAACGAGGACGGCACCCTCGACCTGGGCAGCGAGCAGACCGTGCTGGAAGTCGGCACCGACCGCGGCCGGTGCTGCCACAACGGCGGCGACATCGCCTTCGACAGCGAGGGCAACCTGCTGCTGTCCACGGGCGACGACACCGACCCCTTCTCCTCCGACGGCTACACGCCCATCGACGAGCGCGAGACCCGCAACCCGTCCTTCGACGGGCAGCGTTCCGCGGCCAGCACCGACGACCTGCGCGGCAAGATCCTGCGGATCAAGGTCGACGCCGCCGACGGCTCGTACACCGTCCCCGACGGCAACCTCTTCACGCCCGGCACCGAGAAGACCAGGCCCGAGATCTACGCCATGGGCTTCCGCAACCCGTTCCGGATGAGCGTCGACAAGGCGACCGACACCGTCTACGTCGGCGACTACGGCCCCGACGCCGGCGCGGCCGACCCGGCGCGCGGGCCCGGCGGTCAGGTCGAGTTCAACCGGATCACCGAGGCCGGCAACTTCGGCTGGCCGTACTGCCACGGCAAGAACGACGCCTACATCGACTACGACTTCGCCACCGAGGAGTCCGGCGAGGCGTTCGACTGCGCCGCGCCCCGCAACGAGTCACCGCGCAACACCGGCCTGACGGAGCTGCCCCCGGCCCAGTCCGCCTGGATCGCCTACGACGGCGACTCGCTGCCCGAGTTCGGCAGCGGCTCGGAGTCCCCGATGGCCGGTCCGGTCTTCCGCCACGACCCGGACCTCGACTCCCGGCTCCAGCTTCCCGAGCGCTACGACGAGCTGTTCTTCGCGGGCGAGCAGGGCCGCGAGTGGATCAAGACCATCGGTGTGGGCGCGGACGGCGGCGTCGGCGCCATCGAGGACTTCTCGTCCGGCAGCAAGATCATGGACATGGAGTTCGGTCCCGACGGGGCGCTGTACTTCCTCGACTACGGCACCGGCTTCTTCAACGGCGACCAGAACTCGGCCCTGTACCGCATCCAGAGTGCCGCCCAGGGCTTCGCGCCCGAACCCGTCGCGTCCTCCGACGCGACGACCGGGCACGCCCCGCTGAAGGCCGCGTTCTCCGCCAAGGGCACCGGCGACCAGGACAGCGAACACCTCCGCTACCGCTGGGACTTCGGCGACGGCACGACCTCCGGGAAGCCGAACCCGAAGCACACGTACAAGAAGGACGGCCAGTACTCCGCCGTCCTCACCGTCACCGACACGGACGGCAACACCGGCACCTCCGCCGTCCGCGTCGTCGTCGGCAACACCCCGCCCGAGGTGGAGCTGAAGCTGCCCGAGGACGGCACGGTCTTCGAGTACGGCGACGCCATCCCGTTCGAGGTGGCGGTCTCCGACGCCGAGGACGCCGAGATCGACTGCTCCCGGGTGCGCGTGGACTACGCGCTCGGCCACGACACCCACGGCCACCCGATGACCTTCGAGGAGGGCTGCAGCGGCACCATCGAGACCTTCGCGGAGGACCGGCACGACGATCACGCCAACCTCTTCGGCCTCATCCGCGCCCGCTACACCGACTCCGGCGGCGCCACGGCCGGCGTGCCGGCGCTGAACACCAGCGCCGAGCACAAGCTCCAGCCCGCGCACCGCCAGGCCGAGCACTTCGACACCGCCGAGGGCGCGGCCGCGGCGAACGCCGAGGGCGCCCAGGGCGGCAAGGCCGTCACCGGCGGGGGCGGCGACTGGATCGCCTTCGAGCCGTACGTGCTGAGCGACATCGCGCACCTGTCCGCCCGCGTCGACGCCGCCGGCAGCGCCGACGGCGCACTGGAACTGCGCGCGGGCGCGCCCGACGGGCCGGTGCTCGCCACCGCCGAGGCGGGCGGCGCGAGCGGCTGGAGCGAGGTGAGCGCCCACGTCATGGACCCGCCCGCGGGGACGACGACGCTGTATCTGGTGTTCACCGGAGGGGAGTTCAAGCTGGACAGCTTCCACCTCGGCAGCGGCTGA
- a CDS encoding DUF1080 domain-containing protein produces MRRTSLPLAGTALAAATLAGGLLAPTATAAGAPATGAAGDRTCAAPDARPTVRFLDDDSRVPNRTAGGGCTVNDLIDDERAWKSRGAFVAHTEKVSRSLLRADVIGPVEYARLIVTAARSGIGGKHGPAPYDVIFDGSRASFDDWGYVGGRGFELNDDGSMATGPEPATGGLGLLWYEKEQFGDFSLRLQFRDERADDGRSNSGVFVRFPGVDPAANPECKTTDPAWVSVNCGHEIQINDSAETSGNDPRKTGSVYGFADLDLAAAKPAEKGVWNDLEIRVVGQQYTVIRNGEVINEFENKPGLPFPGRPDDPGTSGRQFAEGYVGLQNHDTQSVVEFRNIRVRDLS; encoded by the coding sequence ATGCGTCGTACGAGCCTTCCGCTCGCCGGCACCGCCCTGGCCGCCGCCACCCTCGCCGGCGGACTGCTCGCCCCGACCGCGACCGCGGCCGGGGCCCCCGCGACCGGCGCCGCCGGCGACAGGACCTGCGCGGCCCCCGACGCCCGCCCGACGGTCCGCTTTCTGGACGACGACAGCCGCGTGCCCAACCGCACCGCCGGAGGCGGCTGTACGGTCAACGACCTCATCGACGACGAGCGCGCCTGGAAGAGCCGGGGCGCGTTCGTGGCGCACACCGAGAAGGTGTCGCGCTCCCTGCTGCGCGCCGACGTGATCGGCCCGGTGGAGTACGCGCGGCTGATCGTGACCGCGGCGCGGTCCGGCATCGGCGGGAAGCACGGGCCCGCGCCGTACGACGTGATCTTCGACGGCAGCCGGGCGTCGTTCGACGACTGGGGCTACGTCGGCGGGCGCGGCTTCGAGCTGAACGACGACGGCTCGATGGCCACGGGGCCGGAGCCGGCCACCGGCGGGCTCGGGCTGCTCTGGTACGAGAAGGAGCAGTTCGGCGACTTCTCGCTGCGGCTGCAGTTCCGCGACGAGCGGGCGGACGACGGCCGCTCCAACAGCGGCGTCTTCGTCCGCTTCCCGGGCGTGGACCCGGCGGCCAACCCGGAGTGCAAGACCACCGATCCGGCGTGGGTGTCCGTCAACTGCGGGCACGAGATCCAGATCAACGACTCGGCCGAGACCTCCGGCAACGACCCGCGCAAGACCGGCTCGGTCTACGGCTTCGCCGACCTCGACCTCGCCGCCGCCAAGCCCGCCGAGAAGGGCGTGTGGAACGACCTGGAGATCCGGGTGGTCGGCCAGCAGTACACGGTGATCCGCAACGGCGAGGTCATCAACGAGTTCGAGAACAAGCCCGGCCTGCCCTTCCCGGGCCGCCCGGACGACCCGGGCACCAGCGGCCGGCAGTTCGCCGAGGGCTACGTCGGCCTGCAGAACCACGACACGCAGTCGGTCGTGGAGTTCCGCAACATCCGGGTACGCGACCTGTCGTAG
- a CDS encoding TerD family protein, whose translation MTPGSNLPLSAARVAVDVTAPVRLDVSGLLLTAAGKVRSDDDFVFYNQPSGPGVTHQSAGTGDTITVDTAAVPADIEKVVVTASLDSGTFSGTEPTATVRDAAGGAVIATFTPPQLSSETALVVVEVYRRNGAWKVRAVGQGYANGLAGIATDFGVSVDEPAPAQAAPATAPPPPAAPAPPQAPVAPQAPAAPQAPQAPAAPQPPAAPMPPAAPAPGSMPPPPPGQWGAPAAPPPAPPAPGAPAPGGFGPPPAAAPQQPGPPPAAGQPGKINLDKGRVSLQKNQTVSLVKGGQPLLSTVKMGLGWEPAFGGGRRRAKSIDLDASVIAYGPQRNKIDNCFFGKLQILNGAIQHSGDNLTGEGAGDDEVITVHLGGLPPEVTGLVFTVNSFSGQKFTDVAKAYCRLLDGQTGEELVRFDLTGSEPRTGVLMAKFIKQFSGEWEMTALGEYVDSRTVKGMVKPAAAAL comes from the coding sequence ATGACCCCTGGCTCGAACCTACCGCTCAGCGCCGCCCGGGTGGCCGTGGACGTCACCGCGCCGGTGCGGCTCGACGTCTCGGGCCTCCTGCTCACCGCCGCCGGCAAGGTGCGCTCCGACGACGACTTCGTCTTCTACAACCAGCCCTCGGGTCCCGGGGTGACGCACCAGTCCGCCGGCACCGGCGACACCATCACGGTGGACACCGCGGCCGTGCCCGCGGACATCGAGAAGGTCGTGGTCACCGCCAGCCTGGACAGCGGCACGTTCTCGGGGACCGAGCCGACGGCGACGGTGCGGGACGCGGCCGGCGGCGCGGTCATCGCCACGTTCACGCCGCCGCAACTGTCGAGCGAGACGGCCCTCGTCGTCGTGGAGGTCTACCGGCGCAACGGCGCGTGGAAGGTGCGCGCCGTGGGCCAGGGGTACGCGAACGGGCTCGCCGGCATCGCCACCGACTTCGGCGTCAGCGTCGACGAACCCGCGCCCGCCCAGGCCGCGCCCGCCACCGCACCCCCGCCGCCGGCCGCCCCCGCCCCGCCGCAGGCGCCCGTGGCACCGCAGGCCCCGGCCGCGCCGCAGGCCCCGCAGGCGCCCGCCGCCCCGCAGCCGCCCGCCGCGCCCATGCCGCCGGCCGCGCCGGCGCCGGGGTCGATGCCCCCGCCGCCCCCGGGCCAGTGGGGCGCCCCCGCCGCCCCGCCCCCCGCTCCCCCGGCGCCCGGCGCGCCCGCCCCCGGCGGCTTCGGCCCGCCTCCGGCCGCCGCCCCGCAGCAGCCCGGACCGCCGCCCGCCGCCGGGCAGCCCGGGAAGATCAACCTCGACAAGGGCCGCGTCAGCCTCCAGAAGAACCAGACGGTCTCCCTCGTCAAGGGCGGGCAGCCGCTGCTGAGCACGGTGAAGATGGGCCTGGGCTGGGAGCCCGCCTTCGGCGGTGGCCGCCGCCGCGCCAAGTCCATCGACCTGGACGCCTCCGTCATCGCCTACGGCCCGCAGCGCAACAAGATCGACAACTGCTTCTTCGGCAAGCTCCAGATCCTGAACGGCGCCATCCAGCACTCCGGTGACAACCTCACGGGCGAGGGCGCCGGCGACGACGAGGTCATCACCGTCCACCTCGGCGGCCTGCCGCCGGAGGTCACCGGCCTGGTCTTCACGGTCAACTCCTTCTCCGGCCAGAAGTTCACCGACGTCGCCAAGGCGTACTGCCGCCTCCTCGACGGCCAGACCGGCGAGGAGCTGGTCCGCTTCGACCTCACCGGTTCCGAGCCCCGCACGGGCGTGCTGATGGCGAAGTTCATCAAGCAGTTCAGCGGCGAGTGGGAGATGACCGCCCTCGGCGAGTACGTCGACTCGCGCACCGTGAAGGGCATGGTCAAGCCCGCCGCGGCGGCGCTGTAG
- a CDS encoding DMT family transporter, producing the protein MGTTAVSAGLVAFWSSGFIGAELGTREAAADTLLMWRFIAAAALFGGVWLLLRRRRLPRRALGEQAVIGALSQGGYLGAIVWAVGLGVPAGTAALIAALQPLAAGALAGPLLGERVTRRQWAGLAVGLAGVALVVRDDLGGAGAAPPWAYALPFAGMAALLGASFLERRTRAPLPPADAVPVHVLVSAVLFGAVALVGGRGAPPASGGFWLAVAWVVVLSTAGGYGFYWLSLRRSGVTVTSALMYLTPPVTALWAYAMFGEAPGPVAVAGMAVAAAGVAAATLRTPAAARPAGGTVRTGARTLPFRRTREEPRTGAVR; encoded by the coding sequence ATGGGTACTACGGCCGTCTCCGCCGGTCTCGTCGCCTTCTGGAGCTCCGGCTTCATCGGCGCGGAGCTCGGCACCCGCGAGGCCGCCGCCGACACCCTGCTGATGTGGCGCTTCATCGCCGCGGCGGCGCTCTTCGGCGGGGTGTGGCTGCTGCTGCGCCGCCGCCGGCTCCCGCGCCGGGCGCTGGGCGAGCAGGCCGTGATCGGCGCCCTGTCGCAGGGCGGCTACCTCGGCGCGATCGTCTGGGCCGTGGGCCTCGGCGTCCCCGCCGGCACCGCGGCGCTGATCGCCGCGCTCCAGCCGCTGGCCGCCGGCGCGCTGGCCGGGCCGCTGCTCGGCGAACGGGTGACCCGGCGCCAGTGGGCAGGGCTGGCGGTCGGGCTCGCGGGCGTGGCGCTGGTCGTACGGGACGACCTCGGCGGCGCCGGCGCGGCACCGCCCTGGGCGTACGCGCTGCCCTTCGCCGGCATGGCCGCCCTGCTCGGCGCCAGCTTCCTGGAGCGCCGGACCCGCGCGCCCCTGCCCCCGGCGGACGCGGTGCCCGTGCACGTGCTGGTCAGCGCCGTGCTCTTCGGCGCGGTCGCCCTGGTCGGCGGCCGGGGCGCGCCGCCCGCGAGCGGCGGCTTCTGGCTGGCGGTGGCGTGGGTGGTGGTGCTGTCCACGGCCGGCGGGTACGGCTTCTACTGGCTGAGCCTGCGCCGCAGCGGGGTCACCGTGACCAGCGCGCTGATGTACCTGACGCCGCCGGTCACGGCGCTGTGGGCCTACGCGATGTTCGGCGAGGCGCCCGGTCCGGTGGCGGTGGCCGGGATGGCCGTCGCGGCGGCCGGGGTGGCGGCGGCGACCCTGCGCACTCCGGCCGCGGCGCGGCCGGCCGGGGGCACGGTGCGCACCGGCGCGCGGACGCTCCCCTTCCGGCGGACACGGGAGGAACCGCGGACCGGGGCCGTTCGTTAG
- a CDS encoding TetR/AcrR family transcriptional regulator, translating into MATQTPVQPRLTPAALKILDAAETLFYSRGITAVGVDLIARRAGVTKKTIYDRYGSKDALVAAYLHRRDERWRTWLPAEVERTAAGGSACDRILATFDALGTWMDGQSPRGCSFVNAAAELPDPGHAGRQVIADQKSWLRAYLRELCERAGAADPGLLADELLLIHEGATVLYGLSAVPEPVTVARRLAEAALLRAGCTA; encoded by the coding sequence ATGGCGACGCAGACGCCGGTGCAGCCGCGGCTCACGCCCGCGGCACTGAAGATCCTGGACGCCGCGGAGACGCTGTTCTACAGCCGCGGCATCACCGCCGTGGGCGTGGACCTCATCGCCCGCCGGGCCGGCGTCACGAAGAAGACGATCTACGACCGCTACGGCTCCAAGGACGCCCTCGTCGCCGCCTACCTGCACCGGCGTGACGAGCGGTGGCGGACCTGGCTGCCCGCCGAGGTCGAGCGCACCGCCGCCGGCGGCTCCGCCTGCGACCGGATCCTGGCCACCTTCGACGCGCTCGGCACCTGGATGGACGGGCAGTCCCCGCGTGGCTGCAGCTTCGTCAACGCCGCCGCCGAGCTGCCCGACCCCGGGCACGCGGGCCGCCAGGTCATCGCCGACCAGAAGAGCTGGCTGCGCGCGTACCTGCGCGAGCTGTGCGAGCGGGCCGGCGCCGCGGACCCGGGGCTGCTCGCCGACGAGCTGCTGCTGATCCACGAGGGCGCGACCGTCCTCTACGGGCTGTCCGCCGTGCCCGAGCCGGTCACCG